ATTAAGTCTCTGCATTCAGCGCTGgtggattttatgtattttttttaactccttgaaGAGGCATATTATCCAAGGGCCAGAGTAAAACATGAGTTACTCCCTGAGACTTCTTCAATGCAGAATATGTTAGTCTTGCCTTAGGGAGATAATAAATGTCTAGGTTCTAAATCATGGAATAGAAAAGCAGGCATCAGACTGAGCATCTGGAAAAGATTAGGGACTGTCTAGACCAGGGGTCAGTAAACCCCAGCCTGTGTGCCAGATCTAACcttgccacctgtttttgtacagCCCGCGAGGTGAGAATGATTTTGACAATTAATGGTTAAAAAACGAAAGAAGAAACCTATTTTGTGATGTAAAAATTATACGAAATTCAAACTCCAgtgttcataaataaagttttattggaacagccATGCTGCTCATGTACATgatgtctgtggctgctttcacaccacagtgacagagttgagtagttgccaCAGAATCCTCCTGGCCTGCAAAGGCCGAAGTATTTACTGTcaggccctttacagaaaaagtctgcCAACTTCTGATTTAGAGCCAAAGTTTGTAATCAATCACAGCTGTCTCTTGTCTAAAAAAAGACCGGATTCTGGTCTCTTGATTGAATGAAAACAACTAGGAAACCATCAGAACCTTCCTTAAAGTGATAcataaagagcaaagaaaagcTTTATTTCTAGATTGTGCTCTAGAACCAGGAACCTTGGGTACTTGGGGCTTAAAACGAGATCACCCTGGTCTGGGAATTTGAACTCCTCAAAGACAGGTGGAGGTCAGGGCCTACAGGAGCACCAGTAGAAGAGCTCGAGACGGAAGTCCGCATCATGTCTTCTCTGGTGACCAGTCGGCTGACATTCCCTCTCCCCACACACAGGGTGAGGGACACGGTGAAGGCCCTAACTCGGGAACAGGAGAAGCTCCTCGGGCAACTGAAAGAAGTGCAAGCAGACAAGGAGCAAAGTGAGGTAAGGGCTCCCAGTTGGTTTGCTTTCTGAATTGTTCATCCAGTGTTTATTAAGTCCTAAGTGCCGGGCACCAAAGGGggtaaaaatgtaaagagaacaTCGTGTGCCCtctcctagaaacataaaatgtatACCCAAATCGGGATGAGTCCAAGCGGAACATACCAAGCATCGCCAGGGAAAAATAATCAAGTGTTATGATGGGGGgcacccagtggctcagtgggtcagcGTCTGACTCGTGagctctgctcaggtcttgatcccagggtcatgagttcaagtcccacgatgggctccacactgggcatggagcctaaaAATAAGGTGAGTGGGTGCAAGCACATCTTTTTAGGGTCATTAGAAAGGGCTTTTAAAAGGAAGGGtacgatccctgggtggcgcagcggtttggcacctgcctttggcccagggcgtgatcctggagacctgggatcgattcccacgtcgggcccccggtacatggagcctgcttctccctctgcctgtgtctctgcctcattctctctctctctctgactatcacaaataaatttaaaaaaaaatttaaaaaaaaagaattaaaaaaaataaaaataaaaaaataaaaggaagggtaCAGGgttgcatgggtggctcagtcagtagagcataggactcctgatctcagggtcgtgagttcaagccctactttgagcatagagcttactttaaaaaaagagagagagaaagaaaaagggggaatAAACTATCCTCATATTTTCTAATGGTTTTAGCTTtccttcccgccccccccccccagtgaagTTTTCCATCTTATGTGGAACCTCACTGAaaaagcagggacgcctgggtggctcagtggttgagtgtctgtctgcgtttggctcagggtgcgatcccaggtacagggatggagtccctgcttctccctctgcctaagtctctgcctttctctgggtgtctctcatgaataaatcttttaaaaaatagataaaagcagtattttattactataaatttatttttttataaattcaaatatttaatgttGACTTGTAAGAAAAGTAATCAGGTAATCCTGATGCATGCCAAACCTTGAAATCAGAGGTTATAGGTGATAGTCAGCCTCAGCCACTAATATACGTGTGCATTGTGTTTTGGTTGTGCAGTACTGAGAACACTGAGTCTCACATGCCATAGGAGCAAATGACAGCCATTGTTGAACTGTGCACCTGGCCATCTCAGTGTGCTGTTCAGTTCAATAGAAGATCCGATAGAGACTTCATTCTGAGGtttgcacaaaaataaattaacctaGAAGCATTTGTCAGTGGATTAGGACTGTTAACTTGTGAGTTTGTGTgctgttttcatgtgttttttaaataatttagaagaaattcAAATCAGATACTCACAGAGCCTCTAAATGGCTTCTTCCAAACCCTAGGTTTCcgtggaaaattatttaaaaaccatttgttCAGCAATAAGGAGGAAGGAGAATTTGAGTAGACAAGAGATGAGAGGGAGGCTGTTCTGGAAACAGAAAGACGTGAGCAAAGGCTGAGAGCCCAGAACACTCAGAGCAATTGAACGTGTGGGTGAAGAGTTTGCAAGAAGGCCTAGGTCAGATTGGAGAGGACCTGGAGTTCAGTCTGTGTCCTGTAAGCAGTGAGAGGCATCAGTGATTTTCAGGAGGGCGACGTGTACTTAAGATTCATGTGATTTCCTTGTGGGAGATGAACTGGGTATGAGATGAGATTATCCAATAATCCAAGTAAGAAATGGCCAGAGCCTGAGCTCATACAGTTGCAGTGATAGTGGAAAAAAAAGACGGCTGTGAACGAGGTGGAGGACGGACATGCAGAAGGCTTTCCGTGGGTCACTAGGGAAAGGACGGAGCCCAGCAGCCATGGCACCGGCAGATCCAGCTGGAGCGACTGGGAGAGTAGTCAGTACCACGGGCGGAGTGAGAGTGGAAAGGAGTGGAGTGGGAGGTGGAATATGCTGAGTTCAAGGGCCGGGGACATCCAGACTGAGTTTTGATCtaaaaggaagaacagaggggctcctgggtaggtcagtaggttgagcatctgcgttcagctcgggtcctgatcctagagtcctgggatcgagcccgagTCAGggactgctcagtggggagtctgcttctccctctcctccctgctcactctatctctgtctctccctcaaataaataaaatcttaaaaaaaataaaaggaagaacagagaagcAGCAGTGGTACATGGGATACCTAGATCCATGTAAGACCCTGCCCCGGCTGTGATGCCGCTCTGTGTTGGGAGCCAGAGACTGGGCGTTCAGGACTGAGCGGCTGTGAGCGGAGGCCCCAAGAAGGGCTGACCAGAGCTGAGTGCTTGAGTTTGCGTTAAGTCTGGGAAGCAGAACCCTGTCCAGCCACCCCAGATGCACGTACCGCTTTCCTTACCTGTTTACCGCCTCCATCAGGCTGAGCTCCAGATGGCACAACAAGAAAACCATCGCTTAAATTTGGAGCTGCAGGAAGCAAAGGGCCGGCAGGAGGAACAGGGTGCTCAGGCCCAGCGGCTGAAGGACAAGGTGGCCCAGATGAAGGACACCCTAGGCCAGGCCCAGCAGCGTGTGGTGAGTGCCTCTCCCTTCCTAGGCCGTAGGAAGTAGGGGAAGTTCCAAGGGCTGGCTGCAGAAAGTCTGGGGAAAAGACAAGGCTATAGACTGAACAGCCCACACCTTGAGTCCTGATGCGGTGGCGGGTGGCACGGAGCCTGCTCACCTTCCTGGCTCAGGAGATCAGGATTCACCCGGAGCTCTCGGGGAGCCCTAATCTCCATCTCCCCCTTTCTTCTGAGGCTGAGTTGGAGCCCCTGAAGGAGCAGCTTCGAGGAGCTCAGGAGCTTGCAGCCTCGAGTCAGCAGAAAGCCGCTCTCCTTGGGGAGGAGCTGGCCAGCGCGGCAGGAGCCAGGGACCGCACCATGGCTGAGCTCCACCGCAGCCGCCTCGAGGTGGCTGGAGTCAGTGGCCGGCTGGCTGAGCTCAGCCTGCatctgaaggaggaaaaaagccaGTGGAGCAAGGAGCGGGCCGGGCTGCTGCAGAGCGTGGAGGTAGAGGGATGGGGACCTTGGAGCTCGCGGCCGCCACCCCACCTCCATGTGGCCAGATGCCCTGGGTGGGCAGAGAGGAATGAGGACCTGGGAGGACTCAGGGATTGGGGGCGGGGCTCTGAGGGAGGTACAGTTCACTGTCCAGGGACGACCTGTCCCTGAGTAGGTGTCCCAGTCCTCATCCTTGTAGCACCTTCCTTGGTTACCATCTGGTTCAGAAACATTTACTGCCTGTGGCCCTGGGCCCCGTCTGTAATGCCCGTTCCAGGTCGACAAGGCACCTTGCTGGCGTGTCCCTTCCTTCATTGAGACCACAGGGAACGAGGAAGCCAAGATGGGAAACTGCTCCCAAAATATTCACTTAAATAAAGGAAGGGACACAGCGAGGAAGGTGCTGTTGCCAGTAGCgtctctttcttccccctttcccctcccgTTTTCCTTTTCGGCCGTgtggcaggcagagaaagacaaaatccTAAAGCTGAGCGCAGAGATACTTCGACTGGAAAAGGCAGTTCAGGAGGAGAAGACCCAGAACCAAGTGTTCAAGACAGAACTGGCCCGGGAGAAGGATTCCAGCCTGGTGAGGCTCGCGGCCACCCATAGTCGCGTCCTGCGGCCTCCCGCGGCGGCCAGTCACCCGGTGCTGCCTTGGGCGTGGCTCAGCAGTGCCAGGTGCTCACTTCCGTGCGGGGTGGCATCTTCGCTGCACAGGGCCCACAGCTCGTTGGTTTGAAACGTACAATGTCCCTTTCTGTCCTCAAGACATAttctgggcctcacggggacgcCTTAGGAGAATTGTAGTGTCCCTGCTACGACCAGCGTCCAGGCCCACACTCGAGGGGCAGAGCCTGGGACTCAGGCGACGTCTCCTGTGACCAAGACAAAGGACTCCTGGAAGGAGATGCCTTCGGGGCTCCCCCTATGTGTCGGGGCGGGAggggcacacaggcacagggggATGTGGCTCCGGGTTGGCCGGCCCAGGTCGCAGAGCCTGGGTGCTTAGGGGTGATTCGAGGCTCCCCATGCCCCCAGGTGCAGTTGTCAGAGAGCAAGCGGGAACTGACGGAGCTGCGGTCAGCCCTGCGCGTGCTccagaaggaaaaggagcagctgcaggaggagaagcaggtgagagcctgggcctgggctcccgGATGCCGGAAGGGAGGGCTTGAGGCTGAGGGCTCCGGACCTTGTGTCTCTTGGCTTAGACACCGAGGACTGTGAGGGGCCCAGAGGCTCCTCTCGTGGACAGGGGAGGACTGCTGGGCATaggggggcccctggggggcaggAGTGAGGCTCTGCTTTGAGCGGCCCCCCACTCTGAGGAAGGCGTCTGATCGTGAAGAGCACAGAGTTCCCCTTGGGTGCAAGGGAAGGCGGTGGGGCCGCAGGGCGGGcgccctcccagcctcccccacctctctgctccccctccaGGAGCTGCTTGAGTACATGAGGAAGCTGGAGGCCCGCCTGGAGAAGGTGGCAGACGAGAAGTGGAGCGAGGGCACCGCCACAGAGGATGAGGAGGCGGCTGCAGGGCTGAGTCTGTACCCcctccctctgcgccccccccaCTGTGTTCCCTGCCTGGGACAGCCTGTGCGGCCCCACGGGGGTCTAGGGAGCGTACCCCTGGCCGGGGAGGCAGCCCAGCGGCCTCTAACAGCGcgctccctgcccccctcaccaCCAGGCTGCCCGGAGGCTCTGACGGACTCCGAGGATGAGTCCCCGGAGGACATGCGGCCCCCCTCCTACGGCCTCTGCGAGCGCGGGGACAGCGGCTCCCCCGCGGGGCCGCGAGAGGCTTCTGGCCGGGTCGTGGTCAGCCAGCCGGCTCCGGTGGCGCCGCAGCTCTCGGGGGCCGCCGAGGACACCAGCTCTGACTCggtgagcagggcaggggcagcggggggcaggtggggggccgGCGGGGCCTCCTCCGGAGCAGACTGCCCCAGTCTAGATACAGGGCTCTGTTTCTCCCTGGGGGAGAGAGTAGGCTCGGCCTCCCTTCAAGGCCGTCCCATGGACAACACCCCCAGATCCCGTCCAACCGGGAGCTCACGGCTGCTCGCCCCTGCTCCCCACGCTTCCCTTCTCACCCGCTGGTCCGCGCCAGAACTCCTGCCGGCCTCACTCCCACTGGAGCCCACTGTCTGCTGTCTGGGCCTAGACTGCTCTTCCCTCACCGGCTCCCAGGGTCTGCTCCCCTATCTGGGGGTGCTCACTACCCCCAAACCCAACCCTATCTCTCTGGTGCCCAGGAGGCCGAAGATGAGAAGTCAGTCCTCATGGCAGCTGTTCAGAGTGGCGGTGAGGAGGCCAATCTGCTGCTTCCTGAGCTGGGCAGTGCCTTCTATGACATGGCCAGGTGAGCGCAAAAGGGGGGTCGCGGGGGGGTGCCAGTGGAAAGGGCGTCCAGGTGAACGGCCGCCATGCCCTTCCCCCAAGCTCCCTGCTCTTGGCCCTAGCCAAGGAAAGGAGACCTAGGTATGGTTGGCTCAGAAAACCACCCACCACTCCAAAGCCCAGGTGCCTTCAGGTAATTCCTCCCCCATCTTACCAACGCACGTGTGCACTCAGAGGCCCTGCCTTTAACTGGCTTCTGTGTTGTTCTAGCACCATCTTCCGTGGAGCCCAAATTGCCCTGCAtcccctctctcctgcccctcccccttccccaaccATCAGGTAGGTACCTAGGCTCCatgtggggtggaggggaggtgaCTGGTACCCCGATACCCTGAGGGGTGGGATCACAGAGAAGCCTGGGATCCGGCGTCCATCTGGCCAGCCCTGAGAGGTCTCTCTTCCCTGACCCTCTTCCCTCGCTCCCCTGGGAGACCCTCTGGGTGATgcaggggcgggggctgggggctcagggaTCAGACGGCTGCCTCggccttccctttccttctgcagGTCAAAAGGGGAAGGCAGGGGGAAGAGAGATTTTATCATGTAGCCCCCAGCTTTCCTCGAAGTGAGATGGgctcagggcagggagggggtgatGCTGTCATCCTTCTCAGCTGGAGCAGGAAGATGAAGGACGATGTCAGACTCATTTTCAGCCTCATTAGGCAGCAGACggagatggagggaggagagcaggggtgggggatgggctgagCCTCAGCCTCTGCAGGGACTAGGGAAGGAGGCCGAGGAGAGAGGAGAGCGTGGGGAGAAGGATGCTGGGGAGGTCAGGGGAGAGCCAGCAGGGAGCTGCCCAAGGAAGGGGACCTGGGAGCCCCGAGCATgggccccccctccccgcggtccccagggcaggagggcaCTGCAGCGCGCTGACCGGCTCCTTTCCCGTCTCCCGCAGTGGCTTCGCAGTGGGTCCCTTGTCAGAGGCCAGCACTGGGGGCCCCGCCACCCCCCCGTGGAGGGAGTGCCCTATTTGTAAGGAGCGCTTCCCAGCCGAGAGTGATAAGGACGCCCTGGAGGACCACATGGATGGACACTTCTTTTTCAGCACCCAGGACCCCTTTACCTTTGAGTGAtctcacccacccccaccccaggacacgCACAGatacactgacacacacacacacacacacacacacacactcatgcacatacacacacttagGCTCACGCCTCTTCTGACACACTGGCCTCCATGGCATTCTGGTCCCTGAGAACCGCTCCCGAACCATTTTCATCCGGGGCTCTGGCCTTCATCCTCTCCTACCAGGCTCGTTGCCCAGGCAGGGCCCTTCCTGGAAGCAGCGGCTGACTGTACCCCCTGAAAGCGGTTTTGGAGGAACCAGGAGGAGGCCCTCCCCAGGGGGAATAAGATCAGCCCCTCCTGGGCCTGGTTGCTCTGTCACTGACACGAGCTACCACACCACCaccacgtacacacacacactcacactcataTACACTCTCTGATGCCCCAAAGCCAATTCCTGGGGCGCCCCACCCTCTCATTTGGGGTCTGTGTTGGTTTACCCGAGTTTTCTCTGGGGCCTGCATGGAGGCAGTAGCACGGACACCACAGCCTCTTGGGGTCTCTCGGTTCTGAGCTTCAGTGGTTCTCTctgcctcccgccccccacccccaacccattGCCTTCTGCACCCCACCCTGGCCTTTTCCACAACATTAGATATGAAGTTTGGaggtttcttttgtattttgaggTTTTCTGTATTCcgtctcctgcccctccccgccactTCCCCCCAGTGTCCTCACATGGAAAGAAATAATGCATTTGTGCCTTCTGTGAGGGATGGGGGGAACAAACAgtcccaggtgtccccatttctcggtccttcctccctctccaggTTCCCCCACAGCAATAAGAGCTTTCCTTCATGATCCCTCCCTCCGTCGGTAGTTGggacaaatatatttatatgatatgtATAACGATTCTAATAAAATGTGTTCTTCTCATGAGGTGTGACTAGAGCAAGGAAGGTCCAGGCCCCTGGCCCCTAGAGcggagagggggagggagcgAGGGGGgggcctggccctgcctgcctggggcctgggctccgcAGCTGCGGCTGGGGCTCCAGGATGGGGGTCCGGCTCCGGGACACTGCGGTGGCAGGGGGAGCAGGCCTGGGTCCCCGTGGACCGTGCTGGGAGCTtcaggcctgggggcggggggacagagCGGGTCAGGGCCAGAGGCGGgcagggccagaggcaggcgctactCCCAGGAGTAGTTCACACCTTTGAGGAGCCCCAGAAAGGCCTGCGCCCCGGCCGGCCTCCGAGGCCTACTCCTACTCCTTCCTCCCCGCCCTGCCTCGCCTTCGGCCCGGTGCCTCCTCACCGCCCGCCTGCGCACCGGCTCCGCAGTCACAGAAGCGCATCCATCCCCTCGAAGCAGCCTCACAGGCTACGCCCGGCGGGGGGCATCTCCTGAGGCCCCCCGTGCTCACCAGGCCCTCGGCCTCCGGAGCTCCCTCACCAGCCACCCTCCTCTCCCTTCAGGGCCCCTCTCTCCACCCACCTGAGCCCCCCTTCCAGCCCCACCTGGATGACATCTTCcatccctccttcttccctcccgtCTCTGTCTCCTAGCAACCCCATGTCGGTCCCTGAATCCCTTCCAAGGAAATTAGAGATAATGGATCTCTCCCCTCTCCATCTCAACTCCTCTTTATTGATCCTCCTTTAATGAAAGTTAATTATAACAATGATTTAATTAATAGAATCCCTCTCTTCCTTTATTGCTTCCCGTATTAAGACTATTAATAAATACGAGCTGGGCTGACAGAGGCATCCATCACCCGCCCgggattccccccacccctcctttgtccctcccccgagcccctcccTCGCTTGGCCTATAAACTTGCCGGGGTACTGGGGGTTAATCAGAGAGGAATTATGAGCCAACAGCCCCCGCAGGAGGTGCATTTAATGAAATCACTTGTGATTTATGtctgggggaggctggggagggaaggatctggaacccaggcatcctggcttCTGGAAGGGTGTCGCCCCTAGAGcaaaaggggaggaagggagacagcAAGGGACACCCAGAGCCCGGGCGCCCCGTAGTCCCTGCcacgccgccccccgccgccccccgcagGAGCCCCGGGCAGGGGCGAGGCCGCCGACGGGCCGCAGCTAAACCCCTACGGGCTGCGGCCTCCCGTCTTCCCTCCTCCAGGGCTTGGCCGCCCACTCTCGTGGCCCATCCTCCCCCCGCGCCCGCGGCACGGCCCCCTCCACGGagtcgcccaggtgcccctcgggCCCCTGCGCAGGTACCCAGCGCTCCGGCTCTCCTGTCTGCCCTTCGCCCTAgagccgccccgcccgccccgggagCCAGCACCTTGCGGGGCTCAGGGGGGAATGAGCCGCCCGGGGGGGGGGTGTCGGGGGGGGCAGTGCGAGCCCTTTCTCCCActcccccggggcgggggcaCCGCGGCCGTCCCGCTCCTCTCCCTCCTGGAATGGGTTCGCCTCCGCACCCCCGCCTCCAGCAACTACCCAAACCCCCAGACCCCGGGCTCTGATGGGGCCCACGGCGCTCGTGCGAGGGAAGAGGCGGCCCAGGCAGCGGTTAACCGGAACTGAGGTGTCAGTTGGGGCGGCAGAGATGCCCCAACACCTCCCGGCTCGCAGAACCCCGCGGCTGCCGTCACCCCACGGGTCTGCGGCGCGGGTCCCTAGGGCGCAGGTCAGGGCCTTCACCAGCGGACTCTCGCTTCCTCTGCACCCCAGCGTCTCCGACGCCCTCCGCTACCCTGGCCCGCCTCGGCGCCCGCTTTCCCCACAGCGCGGAGGACGCCTCCTCCACGAAGCCCTCCCGGacttccctccctcaccccctgaGGTGCCCTGCGCATCACTTCATAAAAACACGACAGCGTGTTTACGAGTCTTTCTTCTCTCGCAGCTCTAAGCAGCTGGAGGGCCGGCTCTGTGTTTGCACATCTCATGTTCCTGAAGTCCAGTACAGAGATCGGGACAAGGGGCCGGTCCTTCCAAAAAtaaagcgttttttttttttcttaagatatttattcatgaaagacacacagagacaggcagagacacaggcagagggagaagcaggctccccacggggctcctgatgtgggactcgatccaggaccccgaggtcacgccctgagcccaaggcacacagccaaccgctgagccacccaggcgccccctaaaataaatgttttgattatttttttaatttttatttatttatgatagtcacacagagagagagagagagagaggcagagacacaagctgagggagaagcaggctccatgcatcgggagcccgacgtgggactcaatcccgggtctc
Above is a window of Canis lupus baileyi chromosome 25, mCanLup2.hap1, whole genome shotgun sequence DNA encoding:
- the CALCOCO1 gene encoding calcium-binding and coiled-coil domain-containing protein 1 isoform X1 yields the protein MEESSLSRAPSRGGVNFLNVARTYIPNTKVECHYTLPPGTVPSASDWIGIFKVEAACVRDYHTFVWSSVPESAADGSPVHASVQFQASYLPKPGAQLYQFRYVNRQGRVCGQSPPFQFREPRPMDELVTLEETDGGSDILLVVPKATVLQNQLDESQQERNDLMQLKLQLEGQVTELRNQVQDLEMALATARQEHAELREQYKGLSRSHGELIEERDILSRQQGDHVARILELEDDIQTISEKVLTKEVELDRVRDTVKALTREQEKLLGQLKEVQADKEQSEAELQMAQQENHRLNLELQEAKGRQEEQGAQAQRLKDKVAQMKDTLGQAQQRVAELEPLKEQLRGAQELAASSQQKAALLGEELASAAGARDRTMAELHRSRLEVAGVSGRLAELSLHLKEEKSQWSKERAGLLQSVEAEKDKILKLSAEILRLEKAVQEEKTQNQVFKTELAREKDSSLVQLSESKRELTELRSALRVLQKEKEQLQEEKQELLEYMRKLEARLEKVADEKWSEGTATEDEEAAAGLSCPEALTDSEDESPEDMRPPSYGLCERGDSGSPAGPREASGRVVVSQPAPVAPQLSGAAEDTSSDSEAEDEKSVLMAAVQSGGEEANLLLPELGSAFYDMASTIFRGAQIALHPLSPAPPPSPTISGFAVGPLSEASTGGPATPPWRECPICKERFPAESDKDALEDHMDGHFFFSTQDPFTFE
- the CALCOCO1 gene encoding calcium-binding and coiled-coil domain-containing protein 1 isoform X2, yielding MEESSLSRAPSRGGVNFLNVARTYIPNTKVECHYTLPPGTVPSASDWIGIFKVEAACVRDYHTFVWSSVPESAADGSPVHASVQFQASYLPKPGAQLYQFRYVNRQGRVCGQSPPFQFREPRPMDELVTLEETDGGSDILLVVPKATVLQNQLDESQQERNDLMQLKLQLEGQVTELRNQVQDLEMALATARQEHAELREQYKGLSRSHGELIEERDILSRQQGDHVARILELEDDIQTISEKVLTKEVELDRVRDTVKALTREQEKLLGQLKEVQADKEQSEAELQMAQQENHRLNLELQEAKGRQEEQGAQAQRLKDKVAQMKDTLGQAQQRVAELEPLKEQLRGAQELAASSQQKAALLGEELASAAGARDRTMAELHRSRLEVAGVSGRLAELSLHLKEEKSQWSKERAGLLQSVEAEKDKILKLSAEILRLEKAVQEEKTQNQVFKTELAREKDSSLVQLSESKRELTELRSALRVLQKEKEQLQEEKQELLEYMRKLEARLEKVADEKWSEGTATEDEEAAAGLSCPEALTDSEDESPEDMRPPSYGLCERGDSGSPAGPREASGRVVVSQPAPVAPQLSGAAEDTSSDSEAEDEKSVLMAAVQSGGEEANLLLPELGSAFYDMASSLLLALAKERRPRYGWLRKPPTTPKPRCLQHHLPWSPNCPASPLSCPSPFPNHQWLRSGSLVRGQHWGPRHPPVEGVPYL
- the CALCOCO1 gene encoding calcium-binding and coiled-coil domain-containing protein 1 isoform X3, whose amino-acid sequence is MEESSLSRAPSRGGVNFLNVARTYIPNTKVECHYTLPPGTVPSASDWIGIFKVEAACVRDYHTFVWSSVPESAADGSPVHASVQFQASYLPKPGAQLYQFRYVNRQGRVCGQSPPFQFREPRPMDELVTLEETDGGSDILLVVPKATVLQNQLDESQQERNDLMQLKLQLEGQVTELRNQVQDLEMALATARQEHAELREQYKGLSRSHGELIEERDILSRQQGDHVARILELEDDIQTISEKVLTKEVELDRVRDTVKALTREQEKLLGQLKEVQADKEQSEAELQMAQQENHRLNLELQEAKGRQEEQGAQAQRLKDKVAQMKDTLGQAQQRVAELEPLKEQLRGAQELAASSQQKAALLGEELASAAGARDRTMAELHRSRLEVAGVSGRLAELSLHLKEEKSQWSKERAGLLQSVEAEKDKILKLSAEILRLEKAVQEEKTQNQVFKTELAREKDSSLVQLSESKRELTELRSALRVLQKEKEQLQEEKQELLEYMRKLEARLEKVADEKWSEGTATEDEEAAAGLSCPEALTDSEDESPEDMRPPSYGLCERGDSGSPAGPREASGRVVVSQPAPVAPQLSGAAEDTSSDSEAEDEKSVLMAAVQSGGEEANLLLPELGSAFYDMASGFAVGPLSEASTGGPATPPWRECPICKERFPAESDKDALEDHMDGHFFFSTQDPFTFE